One region of Bradyrhizobium betae genomic DNA includes:
- a CDS encoding efflux RND transporter periplasmic adaptor subunit, with amino-acid sequence MFVRSVLSSYSRLLAGVSLALMAAALAGCNDTVAEKAEPPRPVLVATAHYDAETPERSFVGTVRPRIESDLGFRVAGKVAKRLVEVGQTVEIGQPLATLDEVDLKLQAEQSVAEQTAATGVLAQAAAAEQRAKDLKAKGWTTDAQLDSSRAAADEARARLNRAERSVELTKNSLSYATLNADARGVVTATLIEPGQVVAAGQTSIRVARFAEKEAVVAIPETLVGRAKSGAASVTLWSEPGKKYAAKLREIAPTADSATRTYLAKFSLPEADDKVSLGMTATLTLSDAATERVARLPLSALFNEGGKPSFYVVDDNGAVTLKPVVVKSYESNDVIITSGVDEGAKIVALGVQKLDPGQKVRIVSSLSF; translated from the coding sequence ATGTTCGTTCGGTCAGTTTTATCCAGCTATTCCAGGCTCTTGGCGGGTGTGTCGCTGGCCTTGATGGCCGCCGCGCTGGCTGGGTGCAATGACACCGTCGCTGAAAAGGCCGAGCCGCCACGGCCGGTTCTGGTCGCGACCGCGCATTATGATGCCGAGACGCCGGAGCGCAGCTTCGTAGGTACCGTCAGGCCCCGGATCGAGAGCGATCTCGGCTTCCGCGTTGCCGGCAAGGTCGCCAAGCGCCTGGTCGAAGTCGGCCAGACCGTTGAGATTGGCCAGCCGCTCGCGACCCTCGACGAGGTCGATCTGAAGCTCCAGGCCGAGCAGTCCGTCGCCGAGCAGACCGCCGCGACCGGCGTGCTGGCCCAGGCCGCCGCTGCCGAGCAGCGCGCCAAGGATCTGAAGGCCAAGGGCTGGACCACCGATGCCCAGCTGGATTCGAGCCGCGCCGCCGCCGATGAGGCCCGCGCGCGTCTGAACCGGGCCGAGCGCTCGGTCGAACTGACCAAGAATTCCCTTTCCTACGCGACGCTCAACGCCGACGCCCGTGGCGTCGTCACCGCAACGCTGATCGAGCCCGGCCAGGTGGTTGCCGCAGGCCAGACTTCGATCCGCGTCGCCCGCTTTGCCGAAAAGGAAGCGGTCGTCGCGATCCCTGAGACGCTGGTCGGACGTGCCAAGTCGGGCGCCGCCAGCGTCACTCTTTGGTCGGAGCCGGGCAAGAAGTACGCGGCCAAGCTGCGCGAAATCGCGCCCACCGCGGATTCCGCCACGCGGACCTATCTCGCGAAGTTCTCGCTGCCCGAGGCCGACGACAAGGTGTCGCTCGGCATGACCGCGACGCTGACGCTGTCGGATGCCGCCACCGAACGCGTCGCGCGGTTGCCGCTGTCGGCGTTGTTCAACGAAGGCGGCAAGCCCTCCTTCTACGTCGTCGACGACAATGGCGCCGTCACGCTGAAGCCGGTCGTGGTGAAGTCCTACGAGAGCAACGACGTCATCATCACCAGCGGTGTGGACGAGGGTGCCAAGATCGTGGCCCTCGGCGTTCAGAAGCTCGATCCGGGCCAGAAGGTGCGTATCGTGTCGTCCCTTTCGTTCTAA
- a CDS encoding caspase family protein, with amino-acid sequence MWGASIVASALCALMLFAEPALAAKRVALVIGNSSYQNVVKLTNPSNDAEAMAAALKAAGFEFVDLKRGERTPAIGEPRAEARRQGRRSSLVQMLQQRQDGPEQSDLRQRERLRHARHVA; translated from the coding sequence ATGTGGGGCGCGAGCATTGTCGCGTCGGCGCTTTGCGCTCTGATGCTTTTTGCCGAACCGGCGCTGGCGGCCAAACGCGTCGCGCTCGTTATCGGCAATTCGTCCTATCAGAACGTCGTCAAGCTCACCAACCCCTCCAACGACGCCGAGGCAATGGCCGCCGCGTTGAAAGCGGCCGGGTTCGAGTTCGTCGATCTCAAGCGCGGCGAGCGAACCCCCGCCATCGGCGAGCCCCGGGCAGAAGCGCGGCGTCAAGGACGTCGAAGCTCTCTGGTCCAAATGCTCCAACAACGGCAAGACGGGCCGGAACAATCGGACCTTCGCCAGCGTGAACGCCTGCGTCATGCGCGGCATGTAGCTTGA
- a CDS encoding MFS transporter yields the protein MSQTTTYSGAAKSAIETSTIRAISWRLIPFLVLAYFFSYLDRVNLGFAALTMNAELKFTPLIFSWGAGIFFIGYFIFEVPSNLALEKFGASRWIARIMVTWGIISALMALTSGVTSFYVLRFLLGVAEAGFFPGIILYLTYWYPAEYRARFLAAFAIAVPVSTVIGAPVSGLLLGLDGAMGLKGWQWLFIIEGIPSVLLGIVTWFYLTDKPEKADWLSAEQKAWLKAKLDSEIAAKQAVKHLSLGEALSSPKVIALSLIYFGFVGALYGMQFWLPQIVKAFGLTNAQTGFVTAIPYLFGTIAMILWARHSDATRERVMHVGAPLLLTAVALGVSSYLTDPTMTMVVLTVAAIGVFCCFGVFWTLPTAWLSGTAAAGGIALINSIGNLAGFGGPYLIGWVKEATGQTSTGLLVLAVLPLLAGILVFIGGHDSKHEFAGQGG from the coding sequence ATGAGCCAGACCACGACCTATTCCGGCGCTGCCAAGAGCGCCATCGAGACCTCGACCATCCGCGCCATCTCCTGGCGCCTGATTCCGTTCCTGGTGCTGGCCTACTTCTTTTCCTATCTCGACCGCGTCAATCTCGGCTTCGCCGCGCTGACCATGAACGCCGAGCTGAAGTTCACGCCGCTGATCTTCTCCTGGGGCGCCGGCATCTTCTTCATCGGCTATTTCATCTTCGAGGTGCCGAGCAATCTGGCGCTGGAGAAGTTCGGCGCCAGCCGCTGGATCGCCCGCATCATGGTGACCTGGGGCATCATCTCGGCGCTGATGGCGCTCACGAGCGGCGTCACCAGCTTTTACGTGCTGCGCTTCCTGCTCGGCGTGGCAGAGGCCGGTTTCTTTCCCGGCATCATCCTCTATCTCACCTATTGGTATCCGGCCGAATATCGGGCCCGCTTCCTCGCGGCCTTCGCCATCGCCGTGCCGGTCTCGACCGTGATCGGTGCGCCGGTCTCGGGTCTCCTGCTCGGGCTCGATGGCGCGATGGGTCTCAAAGGCTGGCAATGGCTCTTCATCATCGAGGGCATCCCCTCCGTGCTGCTCGGCATCGTCACCTGGTTCTACCTGACTGACAAGCCGGAGAAGGCGGACTGGCTCTCGGCCGAGCAGAAGGCCTGGCTGAAGGCGAAGCTGGATTCCGAAATCGCGGCCAAGCAGGCGGTAAAGCACCTGTCGCTCGGCGAGGCGCTGTCGTCGCCCAAGGTGATCGCGCTCAGCCTGATCTATTTCGGCTTCGTCGGCGCGCTCTACGGCATGCAGTTCTGGCTGCCGCAGATCGTCAAAGCGTTCGGTCTCACCAACGCGCAGACCGGTTTCGTCACCGCGATCCCGTATCTGTTCGGCACCATCGCGATGATCCTGTGGGCACGGCATTCCGATGCCACGCGCGAGCGCGTGATGCATGTCGGCGCGCCGCTGCTGCTGACCGCCGTTGCGCTTGGCGTGTCCTCCTATCTCACCGATCCCACCATGACGATGGTGGTGCTGACGGTGGCCGCGATCGGCGTGTTCTGCTGCTTCGGCGTGTTCTGGACCCTGCCGACCGCCTGGCTCTCCGGAACGGCCGCCGCCGGCGGCATCGCGCTGATCAACTCGATCGGCAATCTCGCCGGCTTCGGCGGGCCCTATCTGATCGGTTGGGTCAAGGAAGCCACCGGGCAGACCTCGACCGGCCTGCTCGTGCTTGCCGTGCTGCCGCTGTTGGCCGGCATTCTTGTCTTCATCGGCGGCCACGACAGCAAGCACGAGTTTGCCGGACAGGGAGGCTGA
- a CDS encoding winged helix-turn-helix domain-containing protein, translated as MSRAPKPIPLTTTQARQIWLHAQRLDARAPFGEGAAAVTDAVAHLGYVQIDTINVIERCHHHILFSRIPSYRRDDLRRAQSVDRSVFEYWTHALSYVPSNDFRFFLPAMREHRREGHRWYASVTPADTRKVMRLLRAGPLTIRDIEDDVLTEKEHLWQSRKPSKRALQLAFYTGVATVSERQGMLKTYELMTRHFGWDRLPKPASAKEITAYLLDRALRSQGVVSLDSICHLDAPSKPAVAGLIASRVRRGELVHVAIDGAGRQEHWAAPAALEPGEVSPDLVHILSPFDPLVIQRKRTNLIFGYNHLFEAYVPKARRKLGYFALPVLVGDEIVAALDLKTDRQAKKLLMQKWTWVGQGKKTAGRRELKRVIEEELDRFARFQLAE; from the coding sequence ATGTCACGCGCGCCGAAACCGATCCCGCTCACCACGACACAGGCCCGGCAGATCTGGCTGCATGCCCAGCGGCTGGATGCGCGCGCTCCGTTTGGGGAAGGCGCGGCTGCCGTGACGGATGCAGTCGCCCATCTCGGCTATGTGCAGATCGACACCATCAACGTGATCGAGCGCTGTCATCACCACATCCTGTTCAGCCGTATTCCGTCCTACCGCCGCGACGACCTGCGCCGGGCCCAGAGCGTCGACCGGAGCGTATTCGAATATTGGACGCATGCACTGTCCTACGTTCCCTCGAACGATTTTCGCTTCTTCCTGCCGGCGATGCGCGAGCACCGGCGCGAGGGCCACAGATGGTACGCCTCGGTGACGCCGGCCGACACGCGCAAGGTGATGCGGCTCCTGCGCGCCGGCCCGCTGACGATCCGCGACATCGAGGACGACGTGCTCACCGAGAAGGAGCATCTCTGGCAGAGCCGAAAGCCCTCGAAGCGCGCGTTGCAGCTCGCCTTCTATACCGGCGTCGCGACCGTCAGCGAGCGCCAGGGCATGCTCAAGACCTATGAGCTGATGACGCGCCATTTCGGCTGGGACAGGCTGCCGAAGCCGGCGTCGGCAAAGGAGATCACGGCCTATCTGCTCGATCGCGCGCTGCGGTCACAGGGCGTGGTCAGCCTGGATTCGATCTGCCACCTCGATGCGCCCAGCAAGCCGGCGGTGGCGGGCCTGATCGCCTCACGCGTCCGCCGCGGCGAGCTCGTGCATGTCGCGATCGACGGCGCCGGCAGGCAGGAGCATTGGGCAGCGCCCGCGGCGCTGGAGCCCGGCGAAGTGTCGCCGGACCTCGTCCACATCCTCTCTCCGTTCGATCCCCTGGTCATCCAGCGCAAGCGCACCAATCTCATCTTCGGCTACAACCATCTGTTCGAAGCCTATGTGCCGAAGGCCAGGCGCAAGCTCGGCTATTTCGCACTGCCCGTGCTGGTCGGCGACGAGATCGTTGCCGCGCTCGACCTCAAGACCGACCGGCAGGCAAAGAAGCTGCTGATGCAGAAATGGACCTGGGTCGGGCAGGGGAAGAAGACCGCGGGGCGCAGGGAGCTAAAGCGCGTGATCGAGGAAGAACTCGATCGCTTTGCGCGGTTTCAATTGGCGGAGTGA
- a CDS encoding caspase family protein has product MRFLLAAMSLAAFVFTGNAALADKRVAFVVGNAAYKNVPQLPNPAIDAKSMARVLRNVGFDVVEGSNLTRDAMTAKLLEFGKKSEGADVALFFYAGHGIAVNGSNYLLPVDADLKSEMDVKLGAAINVDLTLEQTMADAKVKLVFLDACRDNPFAAKIRSAKATRSVNVASGLAEMKSGEGTLIAFATGPGQTALDGEAGTNSPFTRALLANIAAPGLEIQQAMTKVRAQVNDETNKAQLPWGHTNLTGAVFLNPAAAPASDAAAPATVAQAGEVELEFWRSIKDTNKVEELNAYLTNYPNGTFKPLALARIAALQDGPSTTTRNLTAGIDPATFTDMADQVAEDQIGLDKNQRRDVQRRLTGLGFDIKVTGKFDEETRSVIRRWQAARGYPTTGYLNKLQHKAMQSEIVSSRVASEDSTDEPARRRSSGGGSRRAHGGGGMAGPGNLFGHMMGGLFRR; this is encoded by the coding sequence ATGCGTTTCCTGCTCGCGGCAATGTCTCTCGCAGCCTTTGTCTTCACTGGTAACGCGGCGCTCGCGGACAAGCGTGTCGCCTTCGTGGTCGGCAACGCCGCCTACAAGAATGTCCCGCAGCTCCCGAATCCGGCGATCGACGCCAAGTCGATGGCGCGGGTGCTGCGCAATGTCGGCTTCGACGTGGTCGAGGGCAGCAACCTCACCCGCGACGCCATGACGGCGAAGCTGCTCGAATTCGGCAAGAAGAGCGAAGGCGCGGATGTGGCGCTGTTCTTCTATGCCGGCCACGGCATCGCGGTAAACGGCTCCAACTACCTGCTGCCGGTCGATGCCGACCTCAAATCCGAGATGGACGTCAAGCTCGGCGCCGCCATCAATGTCGACCTGACGCTCGAGCAGACCATGGCCGATGCCAAGGTGAAGCTGGTGTTCCTCGACGCCTGCCGCGACAATCCCTTCGCCGCAAAGATTCGCTCGGCCAAGGCGACGCGCTCCGTCAACGTGGCCAGCGGTCTTGCCGAGATGAAGTCCGGAGAGGGCACGCTGATCGCGTTCGCCACCGGCCCCGGCCAGACCGCGCTCGACGGCGAGGCCGGCACAAACAGCCCCTTTACCCGCGCGCTCCTTGCCAACATCGCGGCTCCCGGCCTCGAGATCCAGCAGGCCATGACCAAGGTTCGTGCCCAGGTCAACGACGAGACCAACAAGGCGCAGCTGCCCTGGGGCCACACCAATCTCACCGGCGCGGTTTTTCTCAACCCGGCCGCCGCGCCCGCGTCGGACGCTGCTGCGCCCGCGACCGTCGCCCAGGCTGGCGAAGTCGAGCTCGAGTTCTGGCGCTCGATCAAGGACACCAACAAGGTCGAGGAGCTCAACGCCTATCTCACCAACTATCCGAACGGCACCTTCAAGCCGCTGGCGCTCGCCCGCATCGCCGCGCTTCAGGACGGCCCGTCCACGACGACGCGCAATCTCACCGCAGGAATCGATCCCGCGACCTTCACGGACATGGCCGATCAGGTCGCCGAAGACCAGATCGGCCTCGACAAGAACCAGCGCCGCGACGTGCAGCGCCGCCTCACCGGTCTCGGCTTCGACATCAAGGTGACCGGCAAGTTCGACGAGGAGACCCGGTCCGTGATCAGGCGCTGGCAGGCCGCGCGCGGCTATCCCACGACCGGCTATCTCAACAAGCTCCAGCACAAGGCGATGCAGTCGGAGATCGTCTCCAGCCGCGTGGCCTCTGAGGATTCCACTGACGAGCCCGCGCGCCGCCGCTCCTCCGGCGGTGGCAGCCGCCGCGCGCATGGCGGAGGCGGCATGGCTGGCCCCGGCAATCTCTTCGGTCACATGATGGGCGGCCTGTTCCGGCGGTGA
- a CDS encoding OmpA family protein, with amino-acid sequence MTRFDKFFGLKAITVAAALSMTAGLALAGDNNISSDKILDALKPKPATRGLSVGPQADPAVQAKESTFLNTVRNRSTRSLSTGEREQIAELAATKPKIDLEIQFDYNSADIAKTSVPSVQALGKALSDPSLKGSTFVVAGHTDAVGTEEYNQGLSERRADTIKKYLVQNYGLTGTDLVTVGYGKTKLKDTANGADPINRRVQVVNMEAKTTASK; translated from the coding sequence ATGACCCGTTTTGATAAGTTTTTTGGACTGAAGGCGATAACCGTTGCCGCCGCGCTGTCGATGACGGCAGGGCTGGCTTTGGCCGGCGACAACAACATTTCGTCCGACAAGATCCTGGATGCGTTGAAGCCGAAGCCGGCAACGCGCGGCCTGTCCGTCGGGCCACAGGCCGATCCGGCAGTGCAGGCCAAGGAATCGACCTTCCTGAACACGGTGCGCAACCGCTCCACCCGGTCGCTCTCGACGGGCGAACGTGAGCAGATCGCCGAGCTGGCTGCGACCAAGCCGAAGATCGATCTGGAAATCCAGTTCGACTACAACTCGGCCGACATCGCCAAGACCTCGGTGCCCTCGGTACAGGCGCTCGGCAAGGCCCTCTCCGACCCGTCGCTGAAGGGATCGACCTTCGTGGTCGCCGGCCACACCGATGCGGTCGGCACCGAAGAGTACAATCAAGGCCTGTCCGAACGCCGAGCCGACACCATCAAGAAATATTTGGTGCAGAACTACGGCCTCACCGGCACCGATCTCGTCACGGTCGGCTACGGCAAGACCAAGCTGAAGGATACCGCCAACGGCGCCGACCCGATCAACCGCCGCGTCCAGGTGGTGAACATGGAAGCCAAGACGACGGCGTCCAAGTAA
- a CDS encoding phospholipid carrier-dependent glycosyltransferase, whose product MWRNYHKRCGTCVMLSDTCGRMRSMKSAIHIFLRGEADLPRKTSQQMSHNVPAVPKMSRSAVLAVAIFLIAHLALLIGLTTPEKFVFDEVHYVPAARQMLAPAMSQPMLNPMHPPLAKELMAASIAAFGDNALGWRYPATLFGALAIVAIYLCGLALFSAQGPAIAATLIAAFNQMLYVQARIAMLDIFALGFSLLAVAAFMHGFRRPRPHALFALAGTLFGLAAACKWSGLFPLGICIVIVAVIRLMQGWRTLFADARPGDWYRPDLWPDFRVQHAALCFAVLPAMTYLAAFVPLHGVSLPDLIEAQRRIFADNTTTAIAGHTYMSSWPSWPLLARPVWFLFDKTTEDNVSAIVFLGNPLVLWPALAALAVVLRDFIVTRRWDAFLIVMFFFGCWLAWALLPRTLGFIYYYLPAATIASLALVYVLRRDGLPRWLLWAYVGVAAIGFAVMLPISAAFVGTSMQTFNRLMLFQSWI is encoded by the coding sequence ATGTGGCGAAATTATCACAAGCGGTGCGGGACCTGCGTTATGCTTAGTGACACTTGCGGCAGAATGCGTTCAATGAAAAGCGCCATTCATATTTTTCTCCGCGGTGAAGCAGATTTGCCACGCAAAACGTCCCAACAAATGTCGCACAATGTGCCTGCAGTTCCGAAGATGTCGCGGAGCGCAGTGTTGGCTGTCGCGATTTTCCTGATTGCCCATCTTGCGCTGCTGATCGGCCTGACGACACCGGAGAAGTTCGTTTTCGACGAGGTGCATTACGTGCCCGCGGCACGGCAGATGCTCGCGCCAGCGATGTCGCAGCCGATGCTCAATCCGATGCATCCGCCGCTTGCCAAGGAGCTGATGGCGGCGTCGATCGCGGCCTTCGGCGACAACGCGCTCGGCTGGCGCTATCCGGCGACGTTGTTCGGCGCGCTCGCGATCGTCGCGATCTATCTGTGCGGGCTTGCGCTGTTCTCGGCACAAGGACCCGCGATCGCCGCAACACTGATCGCGGCCTTCAACCAGATGCTCTACGTGCAGGCGCGTATCGCGATGCTCGACATCTTTGCGCTTGGCTTCAGCCTGCTCGCGGTCGCAGCCTTCATGCATGGCTTTCGAAGGCCGCGCCCGCATGCGTTGTTCGCGCTGGCGGGTACGTTGTTCGGTCTTGCTGCGGCCTGCAAATGGAGCGGGCTGTTTCCGCTCGGAATCTGCATCGTCATCGTTGCGGTGATCCGCTTGATGCAGGGCTGGCGCACGCTGTTCGCCGACGCGAGGCCGGGCGATTGGTATCGCCCCGATCTCTGGCCCGACTTTCGGGTGCAGCATGCCGCGCTCTGCTTCGCCGTCCTGCCAGCGATGACATATCTTGCCGCGTTCGTTCCGCTCCATGGAGTGTCGCTGCCGGATCTGATCGAGGCGCAGCGCCGGATCTTTGCCGACAACACCACCACCGCGATCGCCGGCCATACCTATATGAGCTCGTGGCCATCCTGGCCGCTGCTCGCCCGGCCGGTGTGGTTCCTGTTCGACAAGACGACAGAGGATAATGTCTCGGCGATCGTCTTTCTCGGCAACCCGCTGGTGCTGTGGCCGGCGCTGGCCGCACTCGCGGTCGTGCTGCGCGATTTCATCGTCACGCGCCGCTGGGATGCATTCCTGATTGTGATGTTCTTTTTCGGCTGCTGGCTGGCCTGGGCTTTGCTGCCGCGTACGCTGGGCTTCATCTACTATTATCTGCCGGCCGCAACGATCGCGTCGCTCGCGCTGGTCTATGTGCTGCGAAGAGACGGGCTGCCACGCTGGCTGCTGTGGGCCTATGTCGGCGTCGCCGCCATCGGCTTCGCGGTGATGCTGCCGATCTCGGCGGCCTTCGTCGGGACGTCGATGCAGACCTTCAATCGGCTGATGCTGTTCCAGAGCTGGATATGA
- a CDS encoding FecR family protein: MNLRFWLFPTLLSAVVCAAPCAQAQTRVGEAVVIQNEVVRVAASTTPINVGDSMLRDETVRTGADSAARFVMADSTNLSLGPSATLKLDRTVFNDEHSYRDVAIRMTTGAFRFVTGHSEKTAYKITTPLATIGVRGTTLDILSQRGRSVVVLQDGAASVCTTGGQCVQLTQPGDTAIITSTGGKVSITKTNTPPWTFAANCAASAGLCSVNQYAGASPTITPAVNDDGMLCGR; this comes from the coding sequence ATGAATTTGCGTTTCTGGCTTTTCCCCACTCTGTTGTCGGCCGTCGTGTGCGCGGCGCCTTGTGCGCAGGCGCAGACGCGCGTCGGCGAAGCCGTCGTAATCCAGAACGAAGTCGTGCGCGTCGCCGCGAGCACGACACCGATCAATGTCGGCGACAGCATGCTGCGCGACGAGACAGTGCGCACCGGCGCCGACAGCGCGGCGCGCTTCGTCATGGCCGACAGCACCAACCTGTCGCTCGGGCCGAGCGCGACGCTCAAGCTCGACCGCACCGTCTTCAACGACGAGCACAGCTATCGCGACGTCGCGATCCGCATGACCACGGGCGCTTTCCGTTTCGTCACCGGACATTCGGAGAAGACCGCCTACAAGATCACGACGCCGCTCGCGACCATCGGCGTGCGCGGCACCACGCTCGACATCCTGTCCCAGCGCGGGCGCTCCGTCGTCGTGCTTCAGGACGGTGCGGCCAGCGTCTGCACGACCGGCGGCCAGTGCGTGCAGCTCACCCAGCCGGGCGACACCGCGATCATCACCTCGACCGGCGGCAAGGTCAGCATCACCAAGACCAACACGCCGCCCTGGACCTTCGCCGCCAACTGCGCCGCGAGTGCCGGGCTGTGCTCGGTCAACCAATATGCCGGCGCCTCGCCGACCATCACGCCCGCCGTCAATGACGACGGCATGCTGTGCGGGCGGTGA
- a CDS encoding VOC family protein, with product MSKVVPCMWFDGDAEEAAKFYVSLVPNSEITHVQRNVADNPSGKAGSVLVVEFTVAGQPLVALNGGMKVEYTHAISLMIHCDDQAQVDSVWDAFLAHGGKEQQCGWISDRWGVSWQVVPKVMFDFLSSPDKAAAARAMQAMMKMVKLDVDVLGRAFEGKSAA from the coding sequence ATGTCCAAGGTCGTGCCCTGCATGTGGTTCGACGGCGATGCCGAGGAAGCCGCGAAATTCTACGTCTCGCTGGTCCCGAATTCGGAGATCACGCACGTCCAGCGCAACGTCGCGGACAACCCGTCCGGCAAAGCGGGTTCCGTGCTCGTCGTAGAGTTCACGGTCGCTGGACAGCCGCTGGTCGCGCTCAATGGCGGCATGAAGGTGGAATACACCCACGCAATCTCGCTGATGATCCATTGCGACGATCAGGCCCAGGTCGACAGCGTGTGGGATGCCTTCCTCGCTCATGGCGGCAAGGAGCAGCAGTGCGGCTGGATCAGCGATCGCTGGGGCGTGTCCTGGCAGGTGGTGCCGAAGGTGATGTTCGATTTCCTGTCGAGCCCCGACAAGGCGGCGGCCGCGCGCGCAATGCAGGCCATGATGAAGATGGTGAAGCTGGATGTGGACGTGCTGGGCCGCGCGTTCGAGGGCAAGTCGGCAGCGTGA
- a CDS encoding cupin domain-containing protein, whose product MTGHDHTHSHHDHDHHDDRWKHDGVRVIPGNQLDTNVPSTKGMDRAAAINFARVGAQKLWAGTVSIKPDAKTGAHHHGHLESVIYVVKGKARMRWGESLQFTAEAGPGDFIFVPPYVPHQEINASPDEVLECVLVRSDGEAVAINLDIEPVEKPETVLWIDPVHRDPNEKK is encoded by the coding sequence ATGACCGGCCATGATCACACGCATTCCCACCATGACCACGATCATCACGACGATCGCTGGAAACATGACGGCGTGCGCGTCATTCCCGGCAACCAGCTCGATACCAACGTGCCGTCGACGAAGGGCATGGACCGCGCGGCCGCGATCAATTTCGCGCGTGTCGGCGCGCAGAAATTGTGGGCGGGCACCGTCAGCATCAAGCCCGACGCCAAGACCGGCGCGCATCACCACGGCCATCTCGAAAGCGTCATCTACGTGGTGAAGGGCAAGGCGCGCATGCGCTGGGGCGAGAGCCTGCAGTTTACCGCCGAGGCCGGCCCCGGCGATTTCATCTTCGTGCCGCCCTACGTCCCGCATCAGGAGATCAACGCCAGCCCGGACGAGGTGCTGGAATGCGTGCTGGTGCGCAGCGACGGCGAGGCGGTCGCGATCAACCTCGACATCGAGCCAGTCGAAAAGCCCGAGACAGTGCTGTGGATCGACCCGGTGCATCGGGATCCCAACGAGAAGAAGTAG
- a CDS encoding CsbD family protein codes for MGSTSDKIKGTANEAIGKAKQGIGEATGSDRLKGEGVVQEVKGKGQQAMGDARDAAKDAIDRAAAAAKRAAE; via the coding sequence ATGGGTAGCACCAGCGACAAGATCAAGGGCACCGCCAACGAGGCAATCGGCAAGGCCAAGCAGGGTATCGGCGAAGCCACCGGTTCCGACCGCCTGAAGGGCGAAGGCGTGGTCCAGGAAGTGAAGGGCAAGGGCCAGCAGGCCATGGGCGACGCCAGGGACGCCGCGAAGGACGCGATCGATCGCGCCGCTGCGGCGGCAAAGCGCGCCGCGGAGTAA
- a CDS encoding FKBP-type peptidyl-prolyl cis-trans isomerase, translating into MQRFQRALLAIMSALAITVIGGVSDFVSTTASAQTAGKTMTTASGLQTIDSVVGTGASPKPGQICVMHYTGWLYENGQKGKKFDSSVDRNEPFEFPIGKGRVIGGWDEGVATMKVGGKRTLIIPPQLGYGARGAGGVIPPNATLMFDVELLAVK; encoded by the coding sequence ATGCAGCGTTTCCAGCGCGCACTCCTCGCCATCATGTCGGCTCTCGCGATCACCGTGATCGGCGGCGTGTCCGACTTCGTTTCCACCACGGCCTCGGCCCAGACCGCAGGAAAGACCATGACCACAGCTTCAGGCTTGCAGACCATCGACAGCGTTGTCGGCACCGGCGCCTCGCCGAAGCCCGGCCAGATCTGTGTGATGCACTACACCGGCTGGCTCTATGAGAACGGCCAGAAGGGCAAAAAATTCGACTCGTCCGTCGACCGCAACGAGCCGTTCGAGTTTCCGATCGGCAAGGGCCGCGTCATTGGCGGCTGGGACGAGGGCGTCGCCACGATGAAGGTCGGCGGCAAGCGCACGCTGATCATCCCGCCGCAGCTCGGCTACGGCGCCCGCGGCGCCGGCGGCGTCATCCCGCCGAATGCGACCTTGATGTTCGACGTCGAATTGCTCGCTGTGAAATAA